A genomic window from Neoarius graeffei isolate fNeoGra1 chromosome 5, fNeoGra1.pri, whole genome shotgun sequence includes:
- the LOC132886923 gene encoding cytochrome b5 reductase 4: MLNIPSQSFPALSSQQRVAPTGQPRNKVALRPGHSLMDWIRLAKSGHDLTGLKGRLIEVTEEELKKHNTRNDCWTCIRGMVYNVSAYMDFHPGGEDELMKAAGIDGTDLFDQVHRWVNYESMLKECLVGRMVVKASTAIKAQPSKPENTYVNGFGPPATLLAAPKPKDNRPRYDWFQTEETVNIIIYTKRKIPRSGCSVVDRQGNILRIEVLLGQWSYLLHWSLSFEVEDRVIVQTVSSVGKVEVCLCKVLKAQWAQVGQPLESHESFIPSKQRGLFYRDCVLVSKKQVTHDTQLFCFRLPPGSHMSIPVGKHVYLKASFQGSDVVKPYTPVDQVLMPQIHSGNTQSAEIYLMIKIYPDGVFTQHLDNLDIGASVSISSPEGPFSLRSLCDVTHLYLLAAGTGFTPMARLLCFALQDLPSVRKTKLMFFNRQERDILWYSELEQLCAEEERFQVEYVLSEPAGSWTGSRGRIDATMLQVFLERPGDSKCLVCVCGPTGFTELAVQLAKQQGFSEKEIHAFKS, encoded by the exons ATGCTGAACATACCCTCGCAGTCTTTCCCCGCACTGAGCTCTCAGCAGCGAGTGGCTCCGACCGGCCAGCCCAGGAATAAG GTGGCTCTAAGGCCGGGTCATAGTCTTATGGACTGGATCCGGCTCGCCAAAAGCGGCCATGATCTGACTGGACTGAAAGGAAGGTTGATTGAGGTAACAGAAGAGGAACTAAAGAAACACAATACAAGAAATGACTGTTGGACATGTATACGAG GTATGGTGTATAATGTGAGTGCATATATGGATTTCCACCCTGGTGGGGAGGACGAGCTGATGAAGGCAGCTGGTATTGATGGCACTGACCTGTTTGACCAG GTCCACCGTTGGGTGAATTATGAGTCCATGTTGAAAGAGTGCCTGGTGGGCAGGATGGTGGTAAAGGCCAGCACAGCCATTAAAG CACAGCCATCGAAACCAGAGAACACCTATGTGAACG GTTTTGGTCCTCCTGCGACTTTGTTAGCTGCCCCAAAGCCGAAAGACAATCGCCCTCG ATATGACTGGTTCCAGACAGaggaaactgttaatattattatTTACACCAAACGTAAG ATTCCAAGATCGGGCTGTTCAGTAGTGGACCGTCAAGGAAACATCCTGCGGATAGAGGTGCTTTTAGGACAATGGTCCTACCTACTTCACTGGA GTCTCTCTTTTGAAGTAGAAGACCGTGTTATAG TTCAGACAGTGAGTTCAGTTGGGAAGGTCGAGGTTTGCTTGTGCAAAGTGCTCAAAGCCCAATGGGCACAAGTGGGTCAACCGCTAGAATCCCATGAGTCATTTATCCCGAGTAAACAACGGG GACTCTTCTACAGAGATTGTGTCCTGGTTTCAAAGAAACAAGTTACACATGATACACAGCTCTTCTGTTTCCGGTTACCTCCTGGATCCCACATGTCCATCCCTGTGGGGAAACATGTCTACCTCAAAGCTTCCTTTCAGG GCAGTGATGTTGTAAAGCCCTACACCCCAGTAGACCAAGTGCTCATGCCTCAGATTCACTCCGGTAACACACAGAGCGCTGAAATCTATCTGATGATTAAAATCTATCCTGATGGAGTGTTCACGCAGCATTTGGACAACCTTGATATCG GAGCCTCTGTGTCCATCAGCAGTCCAGAGGGCCCCTTTTCACTCAGGAGTCTTTGTGATGTCACTCATTTGTACCTCTTAGCTGCTGGCACCGGTTTCACACCCATGGCTCGCCTCCTCTGCTTTGCCTTACAGGACCTGCCGTCTGTCAG GAAGACCAAGCTGATGTTCTTCAATCGTCAAGAGAGGGACATCCTGTGGTactctgagctggagcagctgtgTGCAGAGGAAGAGAG ATTTCAGGTTGAATACGTTCTCTCAGAGCCTGCGGGCTCATGGACCGGCAGCAGAGGACGAATAGATGCCACAATGCTGCAGGTATTCCTGGAAAGACCAGGAGACTCCAAATGcttagtgtgtgtatgtgggccAACTGGTTTCACTGAGCTGGCAGTGCA GCTGGCCAAGCAGCAGGGATTCAGTGAAAAGGAGATTCATGCTTTCAAGAGTTGA